From the Halorhabdus utahensis DSM 12940 genome, one window contains:
- a CDS encoding MBL fold metallo-hydrolase → MATELADGIWWFDLRGVNAYLLEDKTGATLIDAGGPWTRRALVKELAAVDTDPRKATQIALTHYDIDHVGGLGACRKDGTVYAGQPDADVLSGDRRPDWANRKTAFQRAAALVLSSPEQSIETVADGDRVGGLTVYETPGHTPGHLAFVSEERSVAFVGDLVREREGRLEASPWALSHDTDAVESSIRRLAELELDVDILAMGHGTPFVERGAAHLADLAARL, encoded by the coding sequence ATGGCCACGGAACTCGCGGATGGAATCTGGTGGTTCGACCTCCGAGGTGTCAACGCGTATCTCCTCGAAGACAAGACGGGGGCGACGCTTATCGACGCTGGCGGACCGTGGACCCGGCGGGCACTGGTCAAGGAGTTGGCAGCGGTGGATACCGATCCTCGGAAGGCGACCCAAATCGCCCTCACACACTACGATATCGATCACGTCGGTGGGTTGGGTGCTTGTCGAAAGGATGGGACAGTATACGCCGGGCAACCGGATGCCGACGTCCTCAGTGGAGATCGCCGGCCAGACTGGGCCAACCGGAAGACCGCGTTCCAGCGAGCGGCCGCGCTCGTCCTATCCTCGCCCGAGCAGTCGATCGAGACGGTTGCCGATGGCGATCGGGTCGGTGGCCTCACCGTCTACGAGACGCCGGGTCATACCCCCGGGCATCTGGCGTTCGTCAGCGAGGAGCGATCCGTGGCGTTCGTCGGCGACCTGGTCCGGGAGCGCGAGGGCCGACTCGAAGCGTCGCCGTGGGCGTTGAGCCACGACACCGACGCCGTCGAATCGAGCATCCGCCGGCTGGCGGAGTTGGAACTCGACGTCGACATCCTGGCGATGGGACACGGGACGCCCTTCGTCGAACGCGGGGCGGCTCACCTTGCCGATCTCGCCGCCCGACTCTAA
- a CDS encoding DUF7126 family protein, whose amino-acid sequence MQVIVAGADESEIADPIDAEGHDVTAIDVADGTSLADAGIENTDVYLLTEMAQATSIAVAKDHNPDVRVVVYAEGSLPEFATRQADLVIDPALLDPEAVAEELA is encoded by the coding sequence ATGCAGGTCATTGTCGCCGGCGCCGACGAGAGCGAGATCGCCGATCCCATCGACGCCGAGGGTCACGACGTCACCGCGATCGACGTGGCTGACGGCACCTCACTTGCAGACGCCGGCATCGAGAACACCGACGTCTACCTCCTGACGGAGATGGCCCAGGCGACTTCGATCGCCGTCGCCAAGGATCACAACCCGGACGTCCGCGTGGTCGTCTACGCCGAGGGGTCGCTGCCGGAGTTCGCCACCCGGCAGGCCGATCTGGTGATCGATCCCGCGCTGCTGGATCCCGAAGCGGTCGCCGAGGAACTGGCCTGA
- the guaA gene encoding glutamine-hydrolyzing GMP synthase yields the protein MVDVETFIPEAKAEIDAQIGDSKAVIALSGGVDSSTAAALAYDAIGDQLTPVYVDTGLMRKGETEQIRETFDYMDSLRIVDATDRFLDELEGVTDPEEKRHAIGEQFIREFETVAREVDADYLVQGTIYPDRIESEGTIKSHHNVGGLPDVVDFDGIVEPMRDLYKDEVREVARELDLEEIISERMPFPGPGLAVRIIGEVTAEKLDVAREANHVVEEELEEYEPWQALAAVIGKATGVKGDNRVHGWVVAVRSVESRDGMTARAQEIDWETLQRIQSRITGENENVSRVVYDVTHKPPATIEYE from the coding sequence ATGGTCGACGTCGAGACGTTCATCCCGGAGGCGAAAGCCGAGATCGACGCACAGATCGGGGACAGCAAGGCCGTGATCGCCCTCTCCGGTGGCGTCGACTCCTCGACGGCTGCTGCGCTTGCCTACGACGCGATCGGCGACCAGCTGACGCCAGTGTACGTCGACACTGGCCTGATGCGCAAGGGCGAGACTGAGCAGATCCGCGAGACGTTCGACTACATGGACAGTCTCCGGATCGTCGACGCCACGGACCGCTTTCTCGACGAACTCGAAGGCGTGACCGATCCCGAGGAGAAACGCCACGCCATCGGCGAACAGTTCATCCGGGAGTTCGAGACGGTCGCCCGCGAGGTCGACGCTGACTATCTCGTCCAGGGGACGATCTATCCCGACCGCATCGAGAGCGAGGGGACGATCAAATCCCATCACAACGTCGGCGGGCTGCCCGACGTCGTCGACTTCGACGGGATCGTCGAACCCATGCGTGACCTCTACAAGGACGAGGTCCGGGAGGTCGCCCGCGAACTCGACCTGGAGGAGATCATCAGCGAGCGGATGCCCTTCCCCGGGCCCGGTCTCGCCGTGCGGATCATCGGCGAGGTGACCGCGGAGAAACTCGACGTGGCCCGGGAGGCCAACCACGTCGTCGAGGAGGAACTCGAGGAATACGAGCCCTGGCAGGCCCTGGCCGCTGTCATCGGCAAGGCCACCGGCGTGAAGGGCGACAACCGCGTCCACGGCTGGGTCGTCGCCGTCCGATCGGTCGAATCTCGTGACGGCATGACCGCTCGCGCCCAGGAGATCGACTGGGAGACCCTCCAGCGCATCCAGAGTCGCATCACCGGCGAGAACGAGAACGTCTCGCGGGTCGTCTACGACGTGACCCACAAACCGCCCGCGACCATCGAGTACGAGTGA
- a CDS encoding CTP synthase, with product MPNEPETDYDPELGRKFIFVTGGVMSGLGKGITAASTGRLLANAGFDVTAVKIDPYLNVDAGTMNPYQHGEVYVLKDGGEVDLDLGNYERFLDIDMTSDHNVTTGKVYREVIEKERAGDYLGRTVQIIPHITDDIKRRIREVAEGSDVCIIEVGGTVGDIEGMPYLEALRQFAHEEDEDDILFTHVTLVPYSKNGEQKTKPTQHSVKELRSIGLQPDILVGRCDDKLEADVKEKIALFCDVPTDAVFSNPDVADIYKVPLVVEDEGLDQYVMDALDLTDEALSADERENEWRELVTQDTTGSINVALVGKYGLEDAYLSIHEALKHAGLETNVEVETTWVHSEDLADGHDGQLDDVDAVVVPGGFGSRGTEGKIEATRYARENDVPFLGLCLGFQMAVVEYARNVLDLEGAHSAEMEPDTPHPVIDILPEQEGVEDMGGTMRLGAQDTDIEPGTLAHDLYDDTTCRERHRHRYEVNPEYIDDIEAAGMTFSGVSNRRMEILELDPDSHPYFVGTQFHPEFRSRPTRASPPFVGLVEAVLNSSESDEPQEVEH from the coding sequence ATGCCGAACGAGCCCGAAACCGACTACGACCCGGAACTGGGTCGGAAGTTCATTTTCGTCACTGGCGGCGTGATGTCCGGACTGGGGAAGGGGATCACCGCCGCGAGCACCGGCCGCCTGCTCGCCAACGCCGGCTTCGACGTGACCGCGGTCAAGATCGACCCGTATCTCAACGTCGACGCCGGGACGATGAACCCCTACCAGCACGGCGAAGTGTACGTTCTCAAGGACGGCGGCGAGGTCGACCTCGACCTCGGGAACTACGAACGCTTCCTCGACATCGACATGACCTCGGACCACAACGTCACCACCGGAAAGGTCTACCGCGAGGTCATCGAGAAGGAACGCGCCGGCGACTACCTGGGCCGGACCGTCCAGATCATCCCGCACATCACCGACGACATCAAGCGGCGCATTCGCGAGGTCGCCGAGGGAAGCGATGTCTGTATCATCGAGGTCGGCGGCACCGTCGGCGACATCGAGGGGATGCCCTACCTCGAGGCGCTCCGGCAGTTCGCCCACGAGGAAGACGAGGACGACATTCTCTTTACCCACGTCACGCTCGTCCCGTACTCGAAGAACGGCGAACAGAAGACCAAGCCGACCCAGCACAGCGTCAAGGAACTCCGGTCGATCGGACTGCAGCCGGACATTCTGGTGGGTCGGTGTGACGACAAACTCGAAGCCGACGTCAAAGAGAAGATCGCCCTGTTCTGTGACGTTCCCACGGACGCGGTCTTCTCGAACCCCGACGTCGCGGACATTTACAAGGTCCCGCTGGTCGTCGAGGACGAGGGCCTCGATCAGTACGTCATGGACGCGCTTGATCTGACGGACGAGGCGCTCTCTGCGGACGAGCGCGAGAACGAGTGGCGTGAACTCGTCACCCAGGACACCACAGGCTCGATCAACGTTGCACTGGTCGGCAAGTACGGATTGGAAGACGCCTACCTTTCGATCCACGAGGCACTGAAACACGCCGGCCTCGAGACGAACGTTGAGGTCGAGACGACCTGGGTCCACTCAGAGGACCTCGCTGACGGACACGACGGTCAACTCGACGATGTCGACGCCGTCGTCGTGCCGGGCGGATTCGGCTCCCGGGGAACCGAGGGCAAGATCGAGGCGACGCGGTATGCCCGCGAGAACGACGTCCCCTTCCTCGGCCTCTGTCTCGGCTTCCAGATGGCCGTCGTCGAATACGCCCGGAACGTGCTGGATCTCGAAGGGGCACACTCCGCAGAGATGGAACCGGATACACCCCATCCCGTCATCGACATCCTGCCCGAACAGGAGGGCGTCGAGGACATGGGCGGGACGATGCGACTCGGGGCTCAGGACACAGACATCGAGCCCGGAACGCTGGCCCATGACCTCTACGACGACACGACGTGTCGGGAACGGCACCGCCACCGCTACGAGGTCAACCCCGAGTACATCGACGACATCGAGGCCGCCGGGATGACGTTCTCGGGCGTCTCGAATCGTCGGATGGAGATTCTGGAACTCGATCCGGACAGCCATCCGTACTTCGTGGGCACGCAGTTCCATCCCGAGTTCCGATCGCGACCCACGCGCGCCTCGCCACCGTTCGTCGGCCTCGTCGAGGCCGTGCTGAACAGTTCTGAATCGGACGAGCCCCAGGAGGTTGAGCACTGA
- a CDS encoding PspA/IM30 family protein, translating to MGILSRASYVIRSKVNSLLNRAENPSESLDYSYEQLRDELQDVKQGIADLTTQKKRLEIQKRRLEENVEKHNDQAREAVEQGRDDLARRALEKKKQKMNQIEDLETQVADLQGQQDRLIEQKNELQSQVEQFRTKKETMKARYQAAEASSRVSEAMTGAGDQFEDVGRAIERAQEQTEEMEARSAAMDELRDSGAIDDAISDQDQLDRELEEVRTSGAVDAELETLKSEVGDESGDEDAEADTEADTADVDLGDVEDAAVEEELETLKDEES from the coding sequence ATGGGAATCCTTTCACGCGCCTCATACGTCATCCGCTCGAAGGTCAACTCGCTGCTGAACCGGGCGGAGAACCCCTCCGAGTCGCTGGATTACTCCTACGAGCAACTCAGAGACGAGCTACAGGACGTCAAGCAGGGGATCGCCGACCTGACGACACAGAAAAAGCGCCTGGAAATCCAGAAGCGTCGCCTCGAGGAGAACGTCGAGAAACACAACGACCAGGCCCGTGAGGCGGTCGAGCAGGGACGGGACGACCTCGCCCGCCGCGCCCTCGAGAAGAAAAAGCAGAAGATGAACCAGATCGAGGACTTGGAGACCCAGGTCGCCGACCTCCAGGGGCAGCAGGATCGATTGATCGAGCAGAAGAACGAACTCCAGAGCCAGGTCGAGCAGTTCCGTACCAAAAAGGAGACGATGAAAGCACGGTATCAGGCAGCCGAAGCCTCCTCGCGCGTCTCAGAGGCGATGACAGGTGCCGGCGACCAGTTCGAGGACGTCGGGAGGGCGATCGAGCGAGCCCAGGAACAAACCGAAGAGATGGAAGCCCGCTCGGCCGCGATGGACGAGCTTCGGGATAGCGGAGCGATCGATGACGCCATCAGCGACCAGGATCAACTCGACCGCGAACTCGAAGAAGTCCGGACCTCGGGGGCAGTCGACGCCGAGCTAGAGACGCTGAAATCCGAGGTCGGAGACGAGTCCGGCGACGAGGATGCCGAGGCAGACACGGAAGCTGACACAGCCGACGTCGACCTCGGCGACGTCGAGGATGCGGCCGTCGAAGAAGAGTTGGAGACACTCAAAGACGAGGAGAGCTGA
- a CDS encoding YgaP family membrane protein, translating into MEKNVGGMDRIVRLAVGIVLLAVALAGFAEQFTYEIGPITTMIGSAVLAVVGLILVVTGGLQQCVLNDLLGIDTYQP; encoded by the coding sequence ATGGAAAAGAACGTCGGTGGCATGGACCGTATCGTCCGGCTCGCGGTCGGGATCGTGTTGCTCGCTGTCGCACTTGCAGGGTTCGCCGAACAGTTCACCTACGAGATCGGACCGATTACCACGATGATCGGGTCAGCAGTTCTCGCCGTCGTTGGCCTGATTCTCGTGGTAACCGGTGGACTCCAGCAATGTGTCCTCAACGACCTGCTGGGGATCGACACCTATCAGCCCTGA
- a CDS encoding threonine--tRNA ligase — protein sequence MRLLFVHSDHLEFETTDKAGPEGLAETEGVPMEGRMEDCVTVFITVESDDEADLDGVVENALTELEDVAGQLNTNDVVLYPYAHLSEDLAGPDAAKEVMQRLEAKMEAAGYEILRAPFGWYKAFEVSCKGHPLSELSRHVAAHRDEDDDEAESEGEPDREPSEWKVMTPDGDMQDAVAAKESVGEDLVSFIEDEVEGITSNEGEEPPHVDLMQEKGLVGYDELSDVGNLRWYPRGKLVRDALMEYVNDLVVDYGGMPVETPIMYDLGARSIDEHAGKFGERQYRFESGDRRMMLRFAACFGQFSIMRDMHISVNDLPLRVYEMSTYSFRREQRGEVTGLKRLRAFTMPDMHTATESMEQAREELRKQAELALQTSEDLDLNYEPAIRMTREFYEDNEAWVEDVVAELGKPSLIEIIPERHHYWSAKIDFAAIDGLGRPIENPTVQIDVESAERFDIEYTDGTDSHHPPILHYSPSGGIERVLAALLEDTASMDTPQLPTWLSPTQVRFIPVNPDSHLDYCEGLVDELEDADVRADIDDRDESVGKRIAKAETDWVPYYVVVGDREIEGETIGVNVRADDDEIDLTPAELREAVLDDVDGLPQKSRYLPRHVSNHPNFTGR from the coding sequence ATGAGACTACTGTTCGTCCACTCGGACCATCTGGAGTTCGAGACGACTGACAAAGCGGGACCCGAGGGGCTTGCCGAGACGGAAGGCGTCCCGATGGAAGGGCGCATGGAGGACTGCGTGACGGTGTTCATCACTGTCGAAAGCGACGACGAGGCGGACCTCGACGGCGTCGTCGAGAACGCGCTGACGGAACTCGAAGACGTCGCCGGGCAACTCAACACGAACGACGTTGTGCTCTATCCGTACGCACACCTCAGCGAGGACCTCGCGGGCCCCGACGCCGCGAAGGAAGTCATGCAACGACTCGAAGCGAAGATGGAGGCGGCTGGCTACGAGATCCTCCGGGCACCCTTTGGCTGGTACAAGGCCTTCGAGGTCTCGTGTAAGGGCCACCCGCTCTCGGAACTGTCCCGCCACGTTGCGGCTCACCGAGACGAAGACGATGACGAAGCCGAATCCGAAGGAGAGCCCGACCGCGAACCCAGCGAGTGGAAGGTCATGACACCCGACGGGGACATGCAGGACGCGGTAGCGGCCAAAGAGTCGGTCGGGGAGGACCTCGTCTCGTTCATCGAGGACGAGGTCGAGGGGATCACCAGCAACGAAGGCGAGGAGCCCCCGCACGTCGACCTCATGCAGGAGAAGGGACTGGTCGGCTACGACGAACTCTCCGACGTCGGAAACCTCCGATGGTACCCCCGCGGGAAACTCGTCCGGGACGCCCTCATGGAGTACGTCAACGATCTCGTCGTCGACTACGGCGGGATGCCGGTCGAGACGCCGATCATGTACGACCTCGGCGCGCGGTCGATCGACGAACACGCCGGGAAGTTCGGCGAGCGTCAGTACCGCTTCGAGTCGGGCGATCGCCGGATGATGCTGCGCTTTGCGGCCTGTTTCGGGCAGTTCTCGATCATGCGGGACATGCACATCTCGGTCAACGACCTCCCGCTGCGTGTCTATGAGATGTCGACCTATTCGTTCCGCCGGGAGCAGCGCGGCGAAGTGACCGGCCTCAAGCGCCTGCGCGCGTTCACGATGCCGGACATGCACACCGCCACGGAGAGCATGGAGCAAGCCCGCGAGGAACTCCGCAAGCAGGCCGAACTCGCGCTCCAGACCTCCGAAGACCTCGATCTGAACTACGAGCCGGCGATCCGGATGACCCGCGAGTTCTACGAGGACAACGAGGCGTGGGTCGAGGACGTGGTCGCGGAACTCGGCAAGCCCTCGCTCATCGAGATCATTCCCGAACGCCACCACTACTGGTCGGCCAAGATCGACTTCGCAGCGATCGACGGGCTGGGCCGCCCGATCGAGAACCCCACGGTTCAGATCGACGTCGAGAGTGCCGAGCGCTTCGACATCGAGTACACCGACGGTACCGACAGCCACCATCCGCCGATCCTCCATTACTCGCCCTCCGGGGGTATCGAGCGTGTCCTGGCCGCTCTCCTGGAGGACACGGCCTCGATGGACACCCCCCAGTTGCCGACGTGGCTCTCGCCGACCCAGGTCCGGTTCATTCCGGTCAATCCCGATTCGCATTTGGACTACTGCGAAGGACTGGTCGACGAACTCGAAGACGCTGACGTACGGGCGGACATCGACGACCGCGACGAGTCCGTCGGCAAGCGTATCGCCAAAGCCGAGACTGACTGGGTGCCCTACTACGTCGTCGTCGGCGATCGAGAGATCGAGGGCGAGACGATCGGCGTCAACGTGCGCGCAGACGACGACGAGATCGACCTGACGCCCGCGGAACTCCGCGAGGCGGTCCTCGACGACGTCGACGGCCTCCCCCAGAAAAGCCGGTATCTGCCCCGGCACGTCAGCAACCACCCGAACTTCACCGGACGGTAA
- a CDS encoding universal stress protein: MYETILTPTDGSSGTSKTLQHATAIAEDNDATIHGLYVLDRRMYLAADDDAQDEVMESLQSDGEQALARLREQVQQAGVAVETALQEGIPHRGILTYAEEIDADLIVMGTHGRTGRDRLANLGSVTQRVIENADIPVFVVDIEN; encoded by the coding sequence ATGTACGAGACCATCCTCACGCCGACGGACGGCAGCAGCGGGACGTCCAAGACCCTGCAACACGCCACCGCCATCGCCGAAGACAACGACGCCACGATCCACGGCCTGTACGTCCTTGATCGCCGGATGTACCTCGCTGCCGACGACGACGCCCAGGACGAAGTCATGGAGTCACTGCAATCCGACGGCGAGCAGGCACTGGCTCGCCTGAGAGAGCAGGTTCAACAGGCAGGGGTCGCCGTCGAAACGGCACTGCAGGAAGGGATTCCACATCGTGGGATCCTCACCTACGCCGAGGAGATCGATGCCGACCTGATCGTCATGGGAACCCACGGTCGGACGGGGCGTGACCGACTCGCCAATCTGGGAAGCGTCACGCAGCGAGTCATCGAAAACGCCGACATTCCGGTGTTCGTCGTCGACATCGAGAACTGA
- the purM gene encoding phosphoribosylformylglycinamidine cyclo-ligase produces MAEHEADDGDGASSSDATDEPDEELTYAASGVDIDESEAATEALLDAAGEFAGDFAGLVDIGDRYLALATDGVGTKLLVAEALDDYSTVGIDCIAMNVNDLVAAGIEPVAFVDYLAIEAPDSTTTGQLGEGLQIGAELADIALIGGETAVMPDVIDGLDIAGTAAGLAPKDGLFAGEAEPGDAIVGWPSSGIHSNGLTLAREAVTRDHDYDDPFPPEPSTTIGEELLAPTRIYTDLLDPLREHGTHAAAHVTGGGWRNLTRMGPYRYEIEEPFDAQPIFEFVQTVGDVSDAEMHRTFNMGTGFVATFDPADAMNVVEETADGRIIGRVVDSDEGVSIRGLDLQ; encoded by the coding sequence ATGGCCGAACACGAGGCGGACGACGGCGATGGAGCGTCGTCGTCGGATGCGACTGACGAACCTGACGAGGAACTCACGTACGCGGCCTCCGGCGTCGATATCGACGAGAGCGAAGCGGCGACCGAGGCACTGCTCGACGCGGCGGGCGAGTTCGCCGGTGACTTCGCCGGACTCGTCGACATCGGCGATCGATACCTCGCGCTGGCGACTGACGGCGTCGGCACCAAACTGCTCGTCGCCGAGGCACTCGACGATTACTCGACGGTCGGCATCGACTGCATCGCGATGAACGTCAACGACCTGGTCGCGGCGGGCATCGAGCCCGTGGCGTTCGTCGACTATCTCGCGATCGAAGCGCCGGATAGCACGACGACGGGCCAGCTCGGTGAGGGCCTTCAGATCGGCGCTGAACTCGCAGATATCGCGCTGATCGGCGGCGAGACGGCGGTCATGCCGGATGTCATCGACGGCCTCGACATCGCCGGCACCGCGGCCGGGCTGGCTCCCAAAGACGGCCTCTTCGCTGGGGAGGCCGAACCGGGAGACGCGATCGTCGGGTGGCCGTCGAGTGGGATCCACTCCAACGGTCTGACGCTCGCGCGGGAGGCGGTCACGCGCGATCACGACTACGACGATCCGTTCCCGCCCGAGCCGTCCACGACCATCGGCGAGGAACTCCTCGCGCCGACGCGGATCTACACTGACCTGCTCGATCCACTTCGCGAGCACGGGACACACGCTGCCGCCCACGTCACGGGCGGTGGCTGGCGCAACCTCACTCGGATGGGTCCCTACCGGTACGAGATCGAGGAACCCTTCGACGCCCAGCCGATCTTCGAGTTCGTCCAGACGGTCGGGGACGTCAGTGACGCGGAGATGCACCGGACCTTCAACATGGGGACGGGCTTCGTCGCAACCTTCGATCCGGCCGACGCGATGAACGTTGTCGAGGAGACTGCTGACGGGCGGATCATCGGACGCGTGGTCGATAGCGACGAAGGCGTCTCGATCCGCGGACTGGACCTCCAGTAG
- a CDS encoding GNAT family N-acetyltransferase — MREFRPISAAERTAFDRIRQYAFHAEDGPHVTDAGEDGDDHPPIGTRYGYFDEEKPASICIHYTFEMRVRGEWTTVGGHGAVATPPERRREGNVRRMLRESLRTFEVVPLVTLWPFSTAFYRQFGWATANEITRYTVPPETLAGVSEEPGEFRPVEPDDWRDLRKSHLAAGRGETLSMRRSEQWWRRRIFHEWGEDRRHAYAYYRDDTPAGYVVYSVERDDAAELDVKYHGARDHAAYRAVLGFLGDHDSQVDSVSFARPGDSVLFDTLGDPQAADVELLPGPMVRLTDVPAALEAIPYPDGLDERVTLSVDDPLLPENDGTYELLVEGGDGSCRSVTADAPDVTVGVGPLSRLVIGARSADTLATVGDLTADPATRETLAELFPSERVFLREFF, encoded by the coding sequence ATGCGCGAGTTTCGCCCGATATCGGCGGCTGAACGCACGGCGTTCGACCGCATTCGGCAGTACGCGTTTCATGCCGAAGACGGCCCCCACGTCACGGATGCCGGTGAGGACGGCGACGATCATCCGCCGATCGGGACCCGATACGGCTATTTCGACGAGGAGAAACCGGCGAGCATCTGCATTCACTACACCTTCGAGATGCGGGTGCGGGGTGAATGGACCACTGTCGGGGGTCACGGTGCCGTCGCAACGCCACCGGAACGACGCCGGGAGGGTAACGTTCGGCGAATGCTTCGGGAATCACTTCGGACGTTCGAGGTCGTCCCGCTGGTGACGCTGTGGCCGTTCTCGACGGCGTTCTACCGACAGTTCGGCTGGGCGACGGCCAACGAGATCACCCGTTACACGGTCCCGCCCGAAACGCTCGCTGGCGTTTCAGAGGAACCTGGCGAGTTCCGGCCCGTCGAACCGGATGACTGGCGGGATCTTCGGAAGAGCCACCTGGCAGCTGGACGGGGGGAGACGCTGTCGATGCGTCGTTCGGAGCAGTGGTGGCGACGCCGGATCTTCCACGAGTGGGGTGAAGACAGACGCCACGCCTACGCGTACTATCGTGACGATACCCCGGCCGGATACGTCGTCTACTCGGTGGAACGTGACGACGCCGCTGAACTCGACGTGAAGTACCACGGCGCACGCGATCACGCGGCCTACCGCGCAGTACTCGGATTCCTCGGCGACCACGATTCCCAGGTCGATTCCGTCTCGTTCGCTCGACCGGGCGATTCGGTTCTTTTCGACACCCTCGGGGACCCCCAGGCCGCCGATGTCGAACTGCTTCCGGGGCCGATGGTTCGCCTCACAGACGTTCCGGCGGCGCTCGAAGCGATCCCGTATCCCGACGGTCTTGACGAGCGCGTCACACTCTCCGTGGACGATCCGCTGTTACCGGAAAACGACGGCACCTACGAACTCCTCGTCGAGGGCGGGGATGGGTCCTGTCGATCGGTGACAGCGGACGCTCCTGACGTAACCGTCGGCGTCGGCCCGCTGTCACGTCTCGTTATTGGAGCTCGATCGGCCGACACGCTGGCGACCGTCGGCGATCTCACGGCCGATCCGGCGACACGTGAGACACTTGCCGAGTTGTTCCCGAGCGAGCGGGTCTTTCTGCGAGAGTTCTTTTGA
- a CDS encoding zinc metalloprotease, producing MIELRSIRFSRKELLDLFAAWLILSVAFTLFLNPRLLERWSYAPDPTAVIAAFGESLLTSLLTVGVGFMLHELAHKVVAIRFGQIAAFQADYGMLFLALVSAMAGFLFAAPGAVVHRGRITPRESGLIALAGPVTNLALAAAFAPFALLAGPTISSVASFGVTINLLLAGFNMIPYGPLDGRTVLEWNRGVYLAVAVPSIVLAIAGLFGFGF from the coding sequence ATGATCGAACTCCGCTCGATCCGGTTTTCCCGGAAAGAACTGTTGGACCTCTTTGCGGCGTGGCTCATTCTGAGCGTCGCCTTCACCCTCTTTTTGAACCCACGGTTGCTCGAACGGTGGTCCTACGCGCCCGATCCGACTGCCGTGATCGCGGCCTTCGGGGAGTCCCTCCTCACGAGTCTCCTGACGGTCGGCGTCGGATTCATGCTCCACGAACTCGCCCACAAGGTGGTCGCGATCCGGTTCGGACAGATCGCCGCCTTCCAGGCCGACTACGGCATGTTGTTTCTCGCACTCGTCTCGGCGATGGCGGGGTTTCTCTTCGCCGCGCCGGGTGCGGTCGTCCATCGGGGCCGGATCACGCCCCGGGAGTCCGGACTCATCGCGCTGGCGGGCCCAGTGACGAATCTGGCATTGGCGGCTGCCTTCGCGCCGTTTGCGCTCCTGGCCGGCCCGACGATCAGCTCGGTGGCCTCCTTTGGCGTCACGATCAACCTCCTGTTGGCCGGCTTCAACATGATTCCGTATGGACCTCTCGATGGGCGTACCGTTCTCGAGTGGAACCGCGGTGTCTACCTCGCTGTCGCGGTCCCGTCGATCGTGCTCGCGATCGCCGGCTTGTTCGGTTTCGGATTCTGA